Part of the Candidatus Methylomirabilota bacterium genome, GATGTGGTCGGCCGGGTAGGTCTCCGAGGCCCAGTGCCAGTGGGAGCCCGCGTGGTGGAGCACGCCCTCGTCCTCGAGCGCCGCGAGGAAGCGCCGCACGTCCAGCTCCCCGAACGCCTCCGCGTCCGCGATCGGCAGCTCGAATGCGGCGCACTTCAGGTGGTTGACCAGGATGAAGGGGTTGTCGGGATTCACTCGGGCGTGCTCGGGGGGCGTGCCGAAGAGGTAGTCCGGATGCGTGACCATGAACTGGTCGAGCGGCGCGCTGGTCGCGACGAAGACCGCCGCGGAGGAGCCCGACCGACGCCCCGCGCGCCCGGCCTGCTGCCACAGCGAGGCGATGGCGCCGGGGTAGCCGGCGAGCACCGCCACGTCGAGGTGGCCGATGTCGACGCCGAGCTCGAGCGCGTTCGTCGAGACGACGCCGAGCACCTCGCCCTCGCGGAGCCCCTTCTCCACCTCCCGGCGGCGCGTCGGCAGGTAACCGCCGCGGTAGCCGCGGACGATCCCGCTGTCGCCCGTCTTGTCGGCGACGCCCTGCTTGATCGAGGCGAGCAGGACCTCGGTGGCGAGCCGGCTCTGCGCGAACACGATCGTCGCGACCCTCTCGCGGAGGAAGCGCAGTGCGAGCCGCGCCGCCTCGCCGAGGTACGGCGCCCGGATACCGAGCTCCGGGTTCACGACGGGCGGGTTGTAGCAGAGGAACGTCTTGTCGCCCGTCGGCGCGCCGCTCTCCGCGATCTCCTCGACCGGGGCGCCGGTGAGCCGGCGCGCCAGCTCGCCCGGGTTGGCGATGGTCGCCGAAGCCATGATGAACTGCGGTGCTGCGCCGTAATGCCGGCAGATGCGGGCGAGGCGCCGCAGCACGTTGGCGAGGTGCGAGCCGAAGACGCCACGATAGGCGTGGAGCTCGTCGATCACGACGTAACGGAGGTTCTGGAAGAGCGCGGCCCACTTCGTGTGGTGGGGCAGGATCCCGGAGTGGAGCATGTCGGGGTTCGTCAGGACCAGGTTCGCGCGCGCCCGGACGGCGCGGCGCGCGTCCTGGGGCGTGTCGCCGTCGTACGTGAACATCCGCATCTCGGGAAGGCTCTTGGCCAGCGCCTCCAGCTCGGCGAGCTGGTCCTGGGCGAGCGCCTTCGTCGGGAAGAGGTAGAGCACGCGCGCGTCGGGCTGCTGCAGGAGGGACTGCAGCGCGGGGAGGTTGTAGCAGAGGGTCTTGCCCGAGGCGGTCGGCGTGACGACGACGACGTGATGCCCCTTCTCGACCAGCGCCCACGCGCGCGCCTGGTGCGAGTAGAGGTCGTGGATCCCGCGCTGCCGGAGCGCGTCGGCGATGCGCGGATCGAGCGACGGCGGGAAGGGCACCAGGGCCGGAGGGCGGGGGGCGAAGTGACGGGTCGCCGTGATGCACGGTCCCGTCGACGGTGAGGTCAGCAGATCGTCGAGGATCCGGCCGAGCATCGCGCCAACTCTAGCACGGCCGGCGGACCCGGACCGACGACTACTTCAACATTTTCGCGTAGGCCTCGGCGTTGAACCCGACGAGCAGCGTCCGGCCCACCCGGAGCGTCGGCGCCCGGAGCCCTCCGGTCGGCCCCAGCAGGAGCCCGAGCAGCTCCGCCCGGCCCGGCCGCGACGTCGTGAGGTCCACGTGGAGGGCCTTCTGGCCCCGGGCCACCCAGAGGGCGTCCACGTCCTTCGTCACGGCGAGCGCCGCCTCGCCCCTGATCGGCGACTTCCGCGTGTCCACCTGCTCGACCACCGCGATCTTCTGCTTCGCAAGGAACTCTTGCGCCCGGCCACAGGAGTTTCAGCCTTTGCGGTGGTAGCTCCAGTCGACCTTCGGCATGCGCGTATCATAACAGGCGATGCGCCCCGCCCACTGGCTGCCCCCCGTCGCCTGGATGGCGGTGATGTTCTGGGTCTCGACGGACTCGGGGAGCGGCGAGCACACGAGCCGGATCCTGCTGCCGCTGCTCCGCTGGCTCCTGCCGTGGGCGACGCCGGAGGCGCTCGACGCCGCCCACCTGCTCCTGCGCAAGAGCGCGCACGTCACCGAGTACGCGATCCTCGCCGCGCTCTGGTTCCGCGCGTTCCGTCGCGGCCGGAACCTGGCGCCGCGGGTGGCCGCCTGGAGCGCCCTCCTGATCAGCGTCGGCTGGGCGGCGCTCGACGAGTGGCATCAGTCGTTCGTGCCGTCGCGGACCGCCAGCCTCACGGACGCCCTCCTCGACAGTGCGGCCGCGGCGCTCGCCGCGTGGATCGCCGTCCGGGGCTGGCGCGCCGCGCTCGACGGCGCGACGACCGCGCTCCTCTGGCTCGCCGCCGTGGGCGGCGCCGCCGCGCTCGCGCTCGACCGCTGGGCGGGCGCGTCGTCCGGCGCGCTCTGGCTGTCGACGCCCGCCGCCGTCGCTCTGTTGTTTGCGCGCTCTCGACTCCGCCGGAAGCACGACGTCGCCGGGAGCGGGAGGGCGCGGGGGCTGGGGGCGCTCGGAGACCCGTAGCTTCTGGGCGTCGCTCCGGCGCCGACCGCGTCAGCGGGGCCCGCGCTTCAAGAGCTAGCGTGGTCGAGGAGGGCCGCGCGGCCCCGAGCCCTGACGCTCGCGGTGCCGTCAGACGTTGAGGCGCGGGTCGAGCGTGTCGCGCAATCCGTCGCCGAAGAGGTTGATCCCGAGCACGGTGAAGAGGATCGCGAGGCCGGGAAACGTCGCGAGCCACCACGCCGTGGAGATGTAGACGCGGCCGTCGGCCAGCATGCCGCCCCACGTCGGCGTCGGCGGCTGCACGCCGAGGCCGAGGAACGAGAGCGCGGACTCGATCACGATGACGCGCGCCATGTCGAGCGTCGCCACGACCAGCCAGGGCGTGAGCGCGTTCGGCAGGATGTGCCGCAGGAGCACCCGGCCGTCGCGGCTCCCCAGGGCGAGCGCCGCCTGGACGAACTCGCGCTCGCGGAGCGAGAGCACCGAGCTGCGCACGATGCGCGCGTAGACGACCCAGCTCGACACCCCGATCACGACGATGATGACGGGCAGGCTCGGCCCGAGCACGCCGATGACGGCGATCGCGAGCAGGATGAACGGGAAGGCGAGCTGGATGTCGGCGAGCCGCATGAACACGTCGTCGACGCGCCCGCCGAAGTAGCCGGAGAGGAGCCCGACGCTCATGCCGAGCAGCCCCGAGATCGCCACGGCGGCGAACCCGACCATCAGCGCGGGGCGCGCGCCGAAGACGATCCGCGCGAGGATGTCGCGCCCGAGGTGGTCGGTGCCCAGCGCGTGGACCCGCCCCGCGGGGTCCTGCGACCCGGGCGGCGCCAGGCGGTGGGTGATGTCCTGCTCGATCGGGTCCCACCCCACGAGCCACGGCGCGCCGAGCGCCGCGACGAGGACCAGCGCCACGACCACGAGGCCGAAGAGCGCCGTGCGGCGGCGCGCCAGGCGGCGCAGGAACGCGACCCACTCGCGCCGCGCGGGCGCGCGCTCGACGGGCAGCGCGATGGCGCGGGCGGGGACGCTCATCTGAACCGGATCCGCGGGTCGAGGTACGTGTAGAGCATGTCCACGACCAGGTTGACGAGAACGAACGTGGAGGAGAGCAGGAACACCGCGGCCTGCACGACGGGGTAGTCGCGGTTGTAGATCGCCTGCACCGACAGCCGCCCGACGCCCGGCCACGCGAAGATCGTCTCGGTGATCACGGAGCCGCCGAGGAGCGTGCCGAGCTCGATCCCGACGATCGTCACGATCGGGATCGCGGCGTTCTTGAGCGCGTGCTTCCAGATGACGGGCGGGTTCGACACGCCCTTGGCCCGCGCCGTCCGGATGTAGTCCTGGTTCAGCACCTCGAGCATCCCCGAGCGCGTGAGCCGCGTGATGCGCGCGGTGGTGAAGAGCCCGAGCGTGACCGCCGGGAGCACGAGGTGCTCGAGCCCGCCGCGGCCCGAGGACGGCAGCAGGTTGAACTGCACCGAGAACACGAGGATCAGCATGATGCCGAGCCAGAAGGTCGGCATCGACTGGCCGAGGAGCGCGACGACCGTGGACGCGTAGTCGACGAGGGTGTTGCGCCGCACCGCCGACACGATGCCCGCAGGGATCGCGAGCGCGAGCGCGATCAGGAGCGCCGAGCCCGCGAGCTCGAACGTCGCCGGCATCCGCTCGACCACCAGGGCGAAGGCGGGCTCGCCGTGGCGCACCGACTGGCCAAAGTCGCCGCGGAGCGCGCCGCCGAGAAACCGCCCGTACTGGACGAGGAAGGGGTCGTTGAAGCCCATCGCCTCGCGGAAGCGCTCGACGTCCTCCGCGCTCGAGTCCGGCGGCAGCAGCACCAGGGCGGGATCGCCCGTGAGGTAGAGGATGAAGAACACGACGAAGGAGACGCCGAGCAGCACCAGCAGCGACTGGAGCAGCCGGCGTGCGAGGTAGACCCTCATCCGCGCGACAGCCGCGCCACCGCCTCGATGTGCGGCGTCTGCGGGAACATGTCCACGGGCTGGACCCACTCGAGCCGGTACCCGCGGCGAACGAGGTCGCCGAGGTCCCGCGCGAGCGTCGCCGGATTGCACGACACGTAGACGATCCGCGCGGGCCCGAGCGCGGCGAGCGCCAAGAGCGCCTTCGGGTGGAAGCCGGCCCGGGGCGGATCGGCGACGACGACCTCCGCGCGCACGCCGTCCCGGACGAGGGTCGGCAGCACGTGACGCACCTCGCCGGCGAGAAAGGTGCAGTTCTCGATCCCGTTCGCGCGCGCGTTGCGCACGGCGTCGGCGACCGCGGCGGCCGCGACCTCGATCCCGTACACCCAGCGGCAGCGGCGCGCGAGGAGGAGGCTGATCGCGCCGGTGCCCGAGTAGAGGTCCAGCGCCGTCTCGCCGCCGGCGAGCGCGCACGCCTCGTCGACCACGCCGAACAGGCGCTCGGCCTGCACGGTGTTGGTCTGGAAGAACGAACCCGCCGACACCTGGAACGTGAGCCCGCCGAGCGACTCGCGGATGTGGTCGCGCCCGACGAGCAGGTGCTCCTCCGTCCCGACGGCGACCGACGCCTTCTTGGCGTTGACGTTCAGCACGACGCTCGCCGTCGCGGGCACGCGCGCGCGGAGGCGCTCGGCGATGGGCCCGAGCGCCTCGACGTCGGGCGCCGAGGCCACGATGTTGACCATCGCCTCACCGGTGCGGCGCCCCTCGCGGAGCGACACGAACCGGAGGAGCCCCTGCCCGGACGCCTGGTCGTACACGGAGAGCGTGCGCGTCTCGCGGCGGAGCCCGTCGAGCAGCCGGTTCATCGTCTCCGACTGCAGGAGGCAGCGCTCGATGTCGAGGACGACGTCGTAGCGGTCGGCCTCGTGCAGGCCCACGACGGGCGCGCCCGCCGCCTCCGCGACGGTGAACTCCATCTTGTTGCGGTAGCCGTACGGCTCGGGCGCCGCCAGGATCGGGCGGAGCTCGAACGCGCCGAGGCCGCCCAGGCGCTCGAGGCAGTCGCGCACCTGCTTCGCCTTGAACGCGAGCTGCGCCGGGTACGCGACGTGCTGGAGCCGGCAGCCGCCGCAGCGCCCGAAGTAGGGGCACGGCGCCTCGACCCGGTCCGGCGAGGGGGTCTCGACCGCCTCGATCGCGGCCCGGCCGAAGCGCGAGCGGGACTCGTCGAGCTTCACGCGGAGGCGGTCGCCCGGCACGCCCCCGCGCACGAAGACGACGTAGCCGTCCACCCGCCCGACGCCCTCGCCACCGAACGCGAGGTCGTCGATCGTGAGCTCGAGCGAGTCGCCGCGGCGCGGTTTCGCCATGACCGAGGCCACTATAAAGGACTTCGACGCCCGGAGCCACCGGGCGCGCACGGTTACTCGCGGCTCTCGCAACAACAAGGTATGATAGTGAATCCATGAGGGCCCGAGCGCCGCGCGCCGTCGCCGACCTGCTCGCCACCGCCGTCCCCGGGCTCCGCGAGCGGCTGCTCGAGGTGGACGTGCGCCGCGCGTGGTCCGCGGTCGTCGGCGCCGACCTCGCGCGGCGATCGCAGCCCCAGTCGCTCTCCGGCGGATGTCTCACCGTGGCCGTGGACAACTCGCCCTGGCTCCAGGAGCTGACGCTGCGCTCGGGTGAGCTCGCCGAGCGCCTGCGCGGGCGGTTTCCGGAGATCCGCTCGCTGCGCTTGGTCCTCGGCACGCTCGGAGCACCCGAGGGCCGGCCGCGGGAGCGCGCGCGGGCGGCCGTCCCGCTCGACGCCGCCGCCCGGCGCGCGATCGACGACGCGGCCGCCGCCATCCCGGACGAGACGCTCGCGGCCGCCGCGCGGCGCCTCCTGACGAAGGCCTGGCGGTTCCCGCGGGAGCGAGGTGCAGCCCGATGATCCGGCGTCTGCTCGGCCGAGTGGGCGTGGTCCTGGCGGGCTCGGCGCTCGCCGCGTGCGCGACGGGCGGGGCGGCGATCAGCCCGGGCGAAGATCTGGCGCGGTCGGCGCCGCTGCCGCCGGACCCGCAGGGCGAGGCGTACTACCACTTCTCCGTCGCGCAGATGGCCGCGCAGGGCGGGCGCTTCCACGACGCGATCCCCGCCGTCCGCGAGGCGATCAAGCGCGACCCGACGTCGTCTTTTCTCTGGACGACGCTCGCCCAGTGGCTCGTCCGCACCGAGCAATACGACGAGGCCGTCGCGGCCGCCCGGCGCGCGATCGAGCTCTCGCCGGGCCAGGCCGCCCCGCACCTGACGCTCGCCGAGCTCCTGCGCGCCCAGAAGAAATACGAGGAGGCGGAGGCGGAGATCGAGAAGGTCATCGTGCTCAACCCGGACGCCGAGGATCCCTACCTGATGCTCGCGCGCTACCAGGTCGAGCAGAAGGCGTACGAGCGCGCGCGCAAGACGCTGCTCCGCCTCGTGGCGAAGCAGCCGCGCCAGGCGCAGGCGCGCTTCCTGCTCGGCCGCCTCGCGATCGAGACCGAGAGCTGGGACGAGGCCATCACGGAGCTGCAGGCCGCGGTGGACCTCGACCCCAACCACGACGGCGCCTGGACCGCGCTCGGCTACGTGTACGAGACTCGGCGCAAGGGCGAAGAGGCCGTCGAGATCTACCGGCGCGCGGCGAAGTCGAACCCGGACAACCCGGCGTTCGTCGAGCGCCTCGGCGACCTCCTCATCCGGCTCGGCCGCTTCAAGGAGGCGCAGGAGGAGATCGAGGCCCTCGCCGAGGTCGTCCCCCGCGACGCGCGCGTCTGGATGAAGCTCGGCGCCGTCTTTTACGAGCAGAAGCTCTGGGACAAGGCCGCCGACGCCTTCCGGCGGGCGGTCGCGCTCGAGCCCTCGAACCTCCGGGCGCGCTACTTCCTCGCCACGACCTACATGGACGCGGGCAAGGACGCCGAGGCGCGCGCCGAGCTCGAGCGCATCCTCCGCGTGGACCCGCGCTCGATCGACGCGCGCGTGCAGCTCGGGTTCCTCCTCGGCCGGACGAAGCACTTCGACGAGGCGATCGCGATCCTCCGCGAGGCGGTGAACATCGAGCCGAAGCGGCCGGAGCTCTTCCTCTACCTCGGCAGCGCCTACTTCCGCGCCAAGCAGTACGAGCGCGCGATCGAGGCCCTCCAGGAGGGCCTCACGCTCGACGAGAAGAACAAGGACCTCCACTTCCAGCTCGGCGTCGTCTACGAAAAGCAGACCAAGTTCGACGACGCCGTGCGCGCGTTCCGCCACGTGATCACGCTCGATCCCAAGCACGCCGAGGCCTACAACTACGTCGGGTACATGTACGCCGAGAAGGGCCAGAACCTCGACGAGGCGGTCCAGCTCATCAACAAGGCGCTGGCCCTCGAGCCCGAGAACGGCTACTTCATCGACAGCCTGGGGTGGGCGTACTACCAGCAG contains:
- the rlmD gene encoding 23S rRNA (uracil(1939)-C(5))-methyltransferase RlmD; its protein translation is MAKPRRGDSLELTIDDLAFGGEGVGRVDGYVVFVRGGVPGDRLRVKLDESRSRFGRAAIEAVETPSPDRVEAPCPYFGRCGGCRLQHVAYPAQLAFKAKQVRDCLERLGGLGAFELRPILAAPEPYGYRNKMEFTVAEAAGAPVVGLHEADRYDVVLDIERCLLQSETMNRLLDGLRRETRTLSVYDQASGQGLLRFVSLREGRRTGEAMVNIVASAPDVEALGPIAERLRARVPATASVVLNVNAKKASVAVGTEEHLLVGRDHIRESLGGLTFQVSAGSFFQTNTVQAERLFGVVDEACALAGGETALDLYSGTGAISLLLARRCRWVYGIEVAAAAVADAVRNARANGIENCTFLAGEVRHVLPTLVRDGVRAEVVVADPPRAGFHPKALLALAALGPARIVYVSCNPATLARDLGDLVRRGYRLEWVQPVDMFPQTPHIEAVARLSRG
- a CDS encoding DUF721 domain-containing protein — protein: MRARAPRAVADLLATAVPGLRERLLEVDVRRAWSAVVGADLARRSQPQSLSGGCLTVAVDNSPWLQELTLRSGELAERLRGRFPEIRSLRLVLGTLGAPEGRPRERARAAVPLDAAARRAIDDAAAAIPDETLAAAARRLLTKAWRFPRERGAAR
- a CDS encoding tetratricopeptide repeat protein translates to MIRRLLGRVGVVLAGSALAACATGGAAISPGEDLARSAPLPPDPQGEAYYHFSVAQMAAQGGRFHDAIPAVREAIKRDPTSSFLWTTLAQWLVRTEQYDEAVAAARRAIELSPGQAAPHLTLAELLRAQKKYEEAEAEIEKVIVLNPDAEDPYLMLARYQVEQKAYERARKTLLRLVAKQPRQAQARFLLGRLAIETESWDEAITELQAAVDLDPNHDGAWTALGYVYETRRKGEEAVEIYRRAAKSNPDNPAFVERLGDLLIRLGRFKEAQEEIEALAEVVPRDARVWMKLGAVFYEQKLWDKAADAFRRAVALEPSNLRARYFLATTYMDAGKDAEARAELERILRVDPRSIDARVQLGFLLGRTKHFDEAIAILREAVNIEPKRPELFLYLGSAYFRAKQYERAIEALQEGLTLDEKNKDLHFQLGVVYEKQTKFDDAVRAFRHVITLDPKHAEAYNYVGYMYAEKGQNLDEAVQLINKALALEPENGYFIDSLGWAYYQQGRYPEALTELKRAVEKAKEPDPVIYDHLGDAYLKNGLQDEALTAWEKALQLDPALDGVKKKIEDLKDRARRVKGDPKAAR
- a CDS encoding DEAD/DEAH box helicase → MLGRILDDLLTSPSTGPCITATRHFAPRPPALVPFPPSLDPRIADALRQRGIHDLYSHQARAWALVEKGHHVVVVTPTASGKTLCYNLPALQSLLQQPDARVLYLFPTKALAQDQLAELEALAKSLPEMRMFTYDGDTPQDARRAVRARANLVLTNPDMLHSGILPHHTKWAALFQNLRYVVIDELHAYRGVFGSHLANVLRRLARICRHYGAAPQFIMASATIANPGELARRLTGAPVEEIAESGAPTGDKTFLCYNPPVVNPELGIRAPYLGEAARLALRFLRERVATIVFAQSRLATEVLLASIKQGVADKTGDSGIVRGYRGGYLPTRRREVEKGLREGEVLGVVSTNALELGVDIGHLDVAVLAGYPGAIASLWQQAGRAGRRSGSSAAVFVATSAPLDQFMVTHPDYLFGTPPEHARVNPDNPFILVNHLKCAAFELPIADAEAFGELDVRRFLAALEDEGVLHHAGSHWHWASETYPADHISLRTVTSDNFLVIDTTARDATQTKRRQIIAEVDWGSAFATIHPKAIYLVESEPYEVQELHFREDEEKVAYVKRVRVDYFTDAIGAKGVWILQRLADEARPAYLAEQGEVLVAEKVVGFKKIKLGTLENVGSGEVELPQQEMQTTAVWLTVAPETIARVSPSREELIDGLRAVTYLLHHLAPIFLLCDIRDLGSWLGDT
- a CDS encoding ABC transporter permease yields the protein MSVPARAIALPVERAPARREWVAFLRRLARRRTALFGLVVVALVLVAALGAPWLVGWDPIEQDITHRLAPPGSQDPAGRVHALGTDHLGRDILARIVFGARPALMVGFAAVAISGLLGMSVGLLSGYFGGRVDDVFMRLADIQLAFPFILLAIAVIGVLGPSLPVIIVVIGVSSWVVYARIVRSSVLSLREREFVQAALALGSRDGRVLLRHILPNALTPWLVVATLDMARVIVIESALSFLGLGVQPPTPTWGGMLADGRVYISTAWWLATFPGLAILFTVLGINLFGDGLRDTLDPRLNV
- a CDS encoding VanZ family protein, whose product is MRPAHWLPPVAWMAVMFWVSTDSGSGEHTSRILLPLLRWLLPWATPEALDAAHLLLRKSAHVTEYAILAALWFRAFRRGRNLAPRVAAWSALLISVGWAALDEWHQSFVPSRTASLTDALLDSAAAALAAWIAVRGWRAALDGATTALLWLAAVGGAAALALDRWAGASSGALWLSTPAAVALLFARSRLRRKHDVAGSGRARGLGALGDP
- the nikB gene encoding nickel ABC transporter permease; translated protein: MRVYLARRLLQSLLVLLGVSFVVFFILYLTGDPALVLLPPDSSAEDVERFREAMGFNDPFLVQYGRFLGGALRGDFGQSVRHGEPAFALVVERMPATFELAGSALLIALALAIPAGIVSAVRRNTLVDYASTVVALLGQSMPTFWLGIMLILVFSVQFNLLPSSGRGGLEHLVLPAVTLGLFTTARITRLTRSGMLEVLNQDYIRTARAKGVSNPPVIWKHALKNAAIPIVTIVGIELGTLLGGSVITETIFAWPGVGRLSVQAIYNRDYPVVQAAVFLLSSTFVLVNLVVDMLYTYLDPRIRFR